One Anguilla rostrata isolate EN2019 chromosome 15, ASM1855537v3, whole genome shotgun sequence genomic window, CAGTGTTTGATTTgcaaacatttgaaaattttaCATGTAACAGGCTATcagaacaaatgaacaaataaatatataaataaaactaagaAGCAAGTGTGAAAAGAATAGCTAACAAAGATATAGCAAAAGGTCCTGGGCCATTAAATGCCAAGGTAACCAAAACTGGATCATTAAAACtaacaaatgttaaattaacaagcaaagaaaagaaataaagaatcTTTGCCTACCAATGGGTAAAAAAAGACATCTGGCATCAGTGAGGAATCTAGCGGGAATAGGTTGGAATGTAGTTAGTATTTGTATCATCATAATGTGTGAACACCGTTAATGAAGCGTGTCCCGGTGGTGCTTCAGCGTCAGAATTCATCTGTCCTTTACTGCCACCCAGTGGAAGAAGGATATTGTGCATGATAAACATAACTTTATGAAAGGCCACATGGTGAGATTGCCTATATAACTGGAAGGCTTTGAAATTACTTTGAcatgtatttattatgtattatcaACCAAATAATGGGCATGCTTTGTTAAACAatcaaaattaatgaaaacaattttgaggtaagatttcaaatattttcattcatataGGGTAGTATTCTCGTAATTCACGTCAAATTAGAGAATGTACTGGATTGAAAATATGAGACGTTCAATTCAGTAAAATAAGACAATACTGTGCAGCTTTGTGAggtacagaaaataaatgctatCACATAACAATTTTTGGAATTTATTATTCACTTAATGAAACTGCATGATTATAAAACTGAAAagtatattgtaaaaaaaaaatgttgagaatAAATTTGGGTTTAAATCGATGATAGACACCTCCTGTGTTTCCTGCTCATCTGCCATGTgtgatatttacatatttataatacaCAAAGTATTTCGACAGCAATGAGCAGTGAACACAGTGCAGTTCTGACACGGTGAAGGACGGTGtctgttctctttttctcttttttcgaATCGCAGGCGAGATTATCGATGCGCTCTGCGATGTATTGTGTTAGTCTCAGTACAGGCAACCTAAACGATTACAGAGTTTTATGGCAGCAGATCAATTGTGGTAGACGTGGTAGGGTGCGTGATGTCAGAGGCTCATCAGTAAAGAAAGCGCCCTAGGCTCTGAAGTTTATCTAAGTGGCCGTAGTTATTACAAAACAAttataaaacaaagaacaaatatGTTGGATTTTGCAATCTTTGCGGTCACATTTGTTGTTATCCTGGTCGGCGCAGTTTTGTATCTGTATCCGGTAAGGCAGTCCAAAAGAAAGGCTCTACGTCTAGAAGATAAATGTGACATTAAGTTAaatgacagtgctttgtattttGATTGCATATTTGGTCGTGCGTTCATCgtcaaataatgtgctgttttgACGACATTGTTCGGTGTCAAGCCACTGCATTTAAATTGACAGCATTGCCATAATAATTAGCTTGTGCTAACTTCCTAGTTATAGCACATATGCTTTTAAACAGAATTGGCTGGTAAAGATCAAAATCAGTTGCAGGCAGATTTTCACATGTACTGAAATTGATAGCACTTTTTTGAACTAAGAATAACATGCATATGTTTAAAGAGCTGCCAATAACGTATTACAGTAGCTAACAAGTGATAGCTAGCGCGCACGGCTTGGACAGGACTGTACATCGCGTTTGGAATTGCAGAATAGAGGAATTCTACTATTTCAACATCTGCATATTTCCTTAGATTGGGGAAATATTCTAATATGATAAACGTATGCTGTTGCAACTCATGGGCAATCTGTATGCCACATTCCCTTTTAGAACCAGGCTGATTTTACCATGAACTTGCATGAAGGTCAGTTTATGgacattttccacatttgtatcttctggtttttatttgtttatttatttttaactcagTCAAGCAGACGAGCCTCTGGGATCCCAGGACTGAACCCTACAGAGGAGAAGTAAGTGTGGCTTTTCCTGTCCCTTTAtactttctttttccatttgtgtCGTGGGGTTGCTTTTCCCTATTGACCAGTGATGGGATGTATGTTTTTTCCCCTATTTTCCTGTGTGGATATAcattatatgaccaaaagtatcagggcaccccttggtctggggctgtttttcatggtttgggctaggccccttttTTCCAGTGCaggtaaatcttaatgctacagcgtACAATGACATTCTGGACAACAGTTTgcggaaggccctttcctgtttcagcatgacagtggccctgggcacacagcaaggtccatatagaaattggttttgttgagaacagtgtgCAAAAacatgactggcctgcacagagccctgacttcaaccccatccaacacctttgggatcatttggaaagccaactgcgagccaggccttatcaccCAATCAGttcccgacctcactaatgctcttctggctggatGGAAGCAATttcctgcagcagtgctccaacatctagtataaagcctccCTAGAAGAGCAGAGGGTGGACCAACTTCAAATTAATTCCCATAATGATGAGatgctggatgtcaggtgtccacatacttttggccaggtagtgtgtatgtttttcCCTATTGCCTGTCTGGATATGTGTTTTTCCCGATTGACCAGTGAGCATATATGTTTACCTTCTGCCTCCTGTCAGGGATGGGAATCTGCAGGACATCGTGAGCAGAGGCAGCCTGCACGACTTCCTGGTCGGTCTGCACGACCGGTTCGGCCCGGCGGCCTCGTTCTGGTTCGGCCGCCGCCCCGTCGTCAGCCTCGGGTCCGTCGATCTGCTGCGGCAGCACGTGAACCCCAACCGCACCAGTGAGTACAGCGCATTACATCACACTgcatgttacattcatgctgggcggcggtgtagtataatgggtaaggaattggtcttgtaacctgaaggtcacaggtttgattcctgggaaggacactgcagttgtacccttgagcaaggtacagtATATAACCAACTGTTTTGCATTccctcagtatatatccaactgtataaatggatgcaatgtaaatgctatgtaaaacttatttaagtagctctggataagaccgtcagctaaatgcctgtaatgtaatgttgcagATGCTCCTGCTCTCCTGTGCGAGAGGGCACAAGATGGCGTAGCCTCCCTTGCCAGCCATGTGTTAGGCCTGAAATCCTGACTAAGCAGTAATTCGAGATGATGTATGCACTTAGCATTAGCGATCAAAAGCAGTGATCATTAAAGCCAGTTGGATGGCAAGTCCAGCTAAAGCACAGATGTTTAGTGCAAGGATGTACCTGGGACTATATTGGGAGTAGGGGCTGCATCACTGCACCCAGTTAGCCATCTGCCTTTTTAGCTGCCTTGTTAGCAGTCGTCGGGAAGTCCTGTGGTACACTTTATAGTGCACTTTGGGTACATATCATCATGGCCTGGAGATGATGAGTGTGGCTGAGTGTGTACACACCCACCTAAcgcaaaatgttctcacaatgttactgaaatgttttgtgagaATGTTAGCTGTGAAGGCAGTGGAGGTCAGTGGTCCTAGAGGTCCGATTGAATCTCGTACAGACAACCGTTTAACTGGTTGTGTGGAAAAGTCGCTGGTACTAAGGGCTGTCTGCAAGAACACTCAAGAGTCAAACTCCAGTCAAGAACTTTGTTCAACGTACACTCGCTACAATCTCCTGCTGCTTTCCCATTGGCCACCTGTTCACACCCAGATCATGTATGTACAGTGGCTGAAATGAGGTGCTTGACTGTTGACCGTACACCTCTCTGTGATGGTGAATTTTTCTCACAGTCCTCTGGTGCCAGGGTACAAACTGAGCCACACACCTTTAGGTCTTTTGGGCTGTTGACCTAGTAAGGTTAAGGTTTTTCCACTTCCGCAGCAGATACTTCTCAGTTTAATATAATCCTTGCCAGGTATCAGATGCAAGCTTTCCCTGCCGATGCTCTCAACAAAGTCCCTTTTGACCATATTTGGATCACAGCTCCTTTTCATTTCAAGttcttaatacattttttttagcaaaaaataaaaaataataacaaggcTCCATTGCTTTACTTCAGCATTTTGATTGCTTTGCCTTTTAAAGAGGCCGCTGGCACCCATATTTACCTTTTATGCTTGATctgcattttgtaataaaatttatttctctcaaaactctctttttaatatattttgttggTGTTTTCTGTCTTAAACGCTCCCAGAAGGATTTCTCTATCTGCCGTGAAGACCGCTGTGACTGcctattttacttttattttggaatgaaTTTATGCATCATATGGAAAATGGCTTTGATTTCTTTTTACAGTCATTTCACAATTTTGTATTCTAAAAGTTTTACTCAACGGTTTTGTTATTAAATTGgttctcatttaaaattcacTCAGTTCGCTAAAATTATTTATGCGCCATAGAATTCGACTTCCCAGAATAAATCAAAAGTGACAGTTTTGCGGTCACTGAACCCCAGTGGCTCACCTACATGGGTACTCATCTGAGCAACTGACAGGCCTCCACAGATACATGTTTAGCTGCCATGTGATGAGCGagggttagcattagcattgcaAACTTTAGCCTTTCCTCTTTTATCCCCATTGCCATTTGCAGCGGACTCCTTTGAGACCATGCTGAAGTCGTTGCTGGGTTACCAGTCAGGGTTGAGTGGGGACGCGACCGAGGCTTTGATGAGGAAGAAGGTGTACCAGGGCGCCATCGACCGCTCACTGGAACACGGCTTTCCCGCGCTGCTGAAGGTGTGCCGCCAATCTGCCCTTGCCCGTCCACACCTACCCCAACCTGTCCTCACTGCCCCACACCTGTCTGCACCTGCCCCAACCTGCTCCCACATGTCTACACCTGCCCCAAACTGTTCGCACTGCCTCACACCTGTCTGCACCTGCCCCAACCTGCTCCCACATGTCTACATCTTTCCCCAACCTACCCCCACCTGTCTACACCTGCCCTAATCTTCTCCCACCTGTCTACACCTTTCCCCAACCTACGCCCACCTGTCTACACCTGCCCCCACCTGTCTGAATCTCTGTCTCCGCATGTCTACCCCTGTCCCAGCCTGTGATTTCAGGCTAACTTTCCTCCCTTTGCATGCTGGGTAACAAAGCCCTGACTAGTGTAAACAAAGCTAGAGTTCATGTTTTACGCTTTGACACATTagtttttgttgatgtttgCCTGTATGGAATTATCTGTGGAAGAGGGAAACAACCTTCATTCATAAATTAGCTTATAGTTGTTAGACATGTTTATCCTAATTTAGCATGTGATCAggtgtaacttttttttgttcattttagaaTCTGTCGTTCTTTGCTGTTGATCATTCAATGTAGTTTAATGCTCATTAAGATAGTTTTGGTCTTGTATGTATTATTTAGTTCAGGGTTGTGGGAAAGTTGGCATTCAGATCTGCTCCTACGTGCACTTGCTCCCTCTCTGGAGTATACTTCCCCCTCTGGGGAATTACTGCATTCCATCCCTGATCTTCATGGAATAAAAAagccatttggaaaaaaaactagctGTGTTGGCACTCTGCCAGTCCAAAGTTAGACTTAAGAATGAACAAGAGCATCCTGGTTCACAGTAGAGCCAGTGAACCATTAATGGGGTCATCTGTCTCTTAGCCCCATAGGCCCCTCAGATTCATATCACTTCCTACTGACTGTAAAATTGGGTTATTTCAAAATAACCTAATTCATTGAACATATATGGAAATGCATACTAGATAACGTGTCATCATATTAGCAAAGGAGCGCAAGTTAAACATAATCAGAAAATTCTGATCAGCGTGTATCGCAGTGAAATTTCCCCCAACCATATTTCCTCAAACCATACTTCCTAGTAAGTATGCCAGTGTATGAATTATCTCTTCATCTTTGTGCTGTgatgttaattacattaattacgGGCCTCTCTGtcccgtcctctctctctctctctttgttcagCTGGTGGAGGAGCTGACGCAGAAGTGGCTgtcctttcccccctcccagcaCACCCCTCTCTGCGCGCACCTGCTGGGGTTGGCCATGAAGGCTGTCACTCAGCTCTCCATGGGCAACCGTTTCCTTGACGACATCGAGGTCCTCCGCTTCCGCAAGAACCACGAAGTGGTGAGCAGCGTcctctagtgtgtgtgtgtgtgtgtgtgtgtttgcgtgtatgcgcgtgcatgtgtgtgtttgtgtgtacatacatgtgtgtgcacaggagTGTGAGCGAGCATCATACTTTCACTTTTTCTATCCTAACCTTTCTGTCCTCTATGCcaattgtatgtatgtaattaCCTCTGATTGTACTATCCCCTTTGCCCCTAcatgtacttttaaaatcaatttagatttttgtgtttttttgcctatcctgtttttaatgtgttgtaCTGTGTCCTTGGGTTTCTTGAAAGACacattgcaaataaaatgtttcattattattattattattattccatatttgtgtgtgtacacgcttTTTGGAGCTGGTGCTTATTTCCGTGCTGTTTTCCTCACCGTGCAGATCTGGTCAGAGATTGGCAGGGGTTATTTGGATGGGTCTCTGGAGAAGAGCTCCACCCGTAAGAAACGCTATGAGGAGGGTGAGTGAGACCTGGATCATCATACTGCATCATCGTGCATCACACTATAATAAAACTCAATTTTTAAGCTACTCACAAAAGTGTGAAAATTACTAGAATAAGaccaagtttaaaaaatgaataaagcttGAAAGCCAGATGCCATATGTATATACCATATTTATTAATGGTCCTAACAGagtatatgtgcttgtgtgtgcatgtgtgcctatgtgtgtatgcgtgtgtgcctgtgtgtgtggacgtgcgtgtgtttgtgtgtgtgtgtgtgtgtgcgtgtgtgtgtgtgtgtctgcatgcgtgtgcgtgtgttaagCTCTTTCTGAGATGGAGTCTGTGCTGAAGTcggtggtgagagagagaaagggcgaGAGCTCCAGCCAATCTGCATTCATGGACTCCCTGCTGATGGCCAAcctcacagagagacaggtaATGCCTCCAggtgcatttacatgcacactgaTACCCTGATTATGGCAATACTCTGATTACTGAAATGGTCACGTAAAAGCCTTTATCTGATTATCGTTATGGGCGTAAGGTCATAATCAGCACATTCAAAACCTGGTTAATACACCTGGATTTTTGCCCAATTATTGGTGCTTGTAGACGTCCTACTCAGATTTATTTGGGTTTTTTGAAACTGTGCCTGTCAGGCAGAAGTCAgagaaatggctgctgtgcacgCCATTTTCCTTGAGCACATACCAACTATGGAAAGAATCATGTAGATGTGGCTATTGGACCAATCACATTACTTATGCCCATGTAATCTGAATACTGGCATAAACTGATTACTCCCAGTAATCAGGGTATTGGCCACCTAGAAACCAATACATCACTCAGGCTCATGCACATAGAGAcaagcacacctgcacagagatgaACACTTAAAAGCAGTTAAAAAGACACGTTTCGCTGTAGTTAATGGACTCAGCTGTGTTCTCTGTCCCGTGTTCCTGCAGGTTATGGAGGACAGTATGGTGTTCACCTTAGCGGGATGCGTCATCACTGCCAACCGTGAGTGTCGGGTGCACTGTAGCTCTAAACTGGGGTTTGTCGCTTCTGTTGGTGCAGTTGTTTTACACTCTGAAGTaggttttattttgtactgttATCACTTGAGGAAATCTGGCAGAGTCATTTTTACCTGAGAATATCTGTAATGCAAGTGGCAGGTTCATATTGTGTTGCAATTGAATAGAGTCTTCTGCAACTCAGTATTTTCCAGAGGGCATTGTTTTCAGCCGTTGGATGATAATTTCTGtttgcaaatatgtaaatgctGCTGtgctaaatttaaatatttatattaatatataaatttaatttatattttttgagatTCAttaatagctgtgcataatttGTAGATGATATACAGGGTACATTTCAGTACTGCACACGATGGTGTTTTTGGCAATGATACAATGAAGATGCATTCCTGACAGCTAATTATTTCTTTTCCATGATTCATAAATGTAGGCTGCAAAGTAGAAAGAAAATAGATGTTAGGAATGTGGCTAGAGTTTAAAGAGGGAGCTTATAGAAGACGAAACTGAAATGGGTGCACGAGCCAAcaaaaattttttgaaaaagattgctttgtttttttttttttttttgctctgcgtCTCATAGCCGGTAATCCTCCCTGCAGAATTACTGAAAGTTGACGTCCAAACTCACCAGCTGGTTGAAAgtgatttgtgtgtgattaAAAAGTAGCTTACTGAAACAGATATAAAAGTAGTGGGAATTCatcttaattttgtttttgacctCGTCTCTCGGATGGAGGAAGAGATGTAAGAAGGGTTGGACGTGCCATATTTAACAAACACACGTCCCTAGACGGCATCTGTGCCTGGCTTTTTCAATGGGCCTCTCTCTAAGAGAAACACCTGGGGTTTCAGCTAGCTTTTCATCCCATTAGCGGTGGACTACTACTGTTACAGATGTGCTCTAGCAAATTAGTGTATGTCCTCTGGTCATACTAATCCAAAGCAAATAATGCTTAAGATTAGTCTTTAAGAATAATGCTtggaaatacacacaaatacttgTTCGCTCTGCATCAGATACAATAACCTGTCTGTTTGTCgtgattttttttacccagtgtGCATCTGGGCAGTGTATTTCCTGTCGACGTCGGAGGAAGTGCAGGAGAAGCTGCACAGTGAGCTGCAGACCGTCCTGGGGGAGGAGCCTATTTCTCTGGACAAGATCCCCCAGCTCACGTGAGACCCAAGATTTTTACCCTGCTTGTGACATCACTCCGGGGGGGCCGGACGTTTCTAACGGCGGTGCGTCTGACTCTGCAGGTACTGCCGGCAGGTCCTGAACGAGACCGTGCGCACGGCCAAACTGACGCCCGTCGCGGCGCGAAtgcaggaggtggaggggaaggTTGGCCAGCATGTCATTCCCAAAGAGGTGCTAATCCAATACAGTCTCGCTTGGTATTGCATATTAACTGCGTTTGCTTGTTtatagtagtgtgtgtgtgtgtgtgtgtatgtaaatgtgtgatgAGAGGTGACCCTATTTGGGGTATGGGAGAGGAATGGGGCAGAGGCTAATGCTAACAATGCCTGTTAACCTGAGACAACAGGCTACTAGCAGGGCAATACAAATGACAATGGTCTGTGTTTGCGCTGAATGGCATTTGCAGATGTGTGGCGTTAGCTGGGCTAGGATTTGGCAAAGCTAGTGCAGAAATGAATGGgaatgctgtgtgtttcagaccCTAGTGATCTACGCCTTGGGCGTGGTCCTACAGGACGCGGACACCTGGCCACTGCCCTACAGGTATGTGTAACTTCTCACCTGTCCAACACCACCACTGCTCCTCTAATCATAGGTACATTATTTGGTACAATGCCCtttgttttaacaaaatgtCACCTACCGTCCTGATATGTCACGGTTGTCACCTGCATGTTCAGCCTCGCTTGTTCTCTTATGAGCAGTCCTGCCGTCTCCCTCTTTCGTGCAGGTTCGACCCCGATCGGTTTGAGGACGAAGCAGCCAAACGGAGCTTCGCTCTCCTCGGTTTCTCAGGGAACCAGGCCTGCCCCGAGCTTAGGTg contains:
- the LOC135241414 gene encoding cytochrome P450 20A1; protein product: MLDFAIFAVTFVVILVGAVLYLYPSSRRASGIPGLNPTEEKDGNLQDIVSRGSLHDFLVGLHDRFGPAASFWFGRRPVVSLGSVDLLRQHVNPNRTTDSFETMLKSLLGYQSGLSGDATEALMRKKVYQGAIDRSLEHGFPALLKLVEELTQKWLSFPPSQHTPLCAHLLGLAMKAVTQLSMGNRFLDDIEVLRFRKNHEVIWSEIGRGYLDGSLEKSSTRKKRYEEALSEMESVLKSVVRERKGESSSQSAFMDSLLMANLTERQVMEDSMVFTLAGCVITANLCIWAVYFLSTSEEVQEKLHSELQTVLGEEPISLDKIPQLTYCRQVLNETVRTAKLTPVAARMQEVEGKVGQHVIPKETLVIYALGVVLQDADTWPLPYRFDPDRFEDEAAKRSFALLGFSGNQACPELRFAYTVTTILLSSLVRKLKFHQIKSQVIEARYELVSTPKDDTWITVSRRS